A single window of Eucalyptus grandis isolate ANBG69807.140 chromosome 1, ASM1654582v1, whole genome shotgun sequence DNA harbors:
- the LOC104438347 gene encoding probable DNA double-strand break repair Rad50 ATPase isoform X1: MSMEAPEQQPQPARQQLAQHLSGSLSFASNLSMSGEDEEMSRSALSTFRAKEEEIERKKLEVREKVMSHLGRVEEETKRLATIREELEALSDPMRKEVALVRKKIDAVNKELKPLGHTCQKKEREYKEALEAYNEKNKEKVLLVNKLMEFAQLVGESEKSRMKKLEELAKSIETLQ; the protein is encoded by the exons ATGTCGATGGAGGCACCGGAGCAGCAGCCGCAGCCCGCCCGGCAGCAGCTGGCGCAGCATCTGTCGGGGAGCCTGAGCTTCGCCAGCAACCTGTCCATGTCCGGCGAGGACGAGGAGATGTCGAGATCGGCCCTGTCCACCTTCAGggccaaggaggaggagatcgagAGGAAGAAGCTGGAGGTCAGGGAGAAGGTCATGTCGCATCTGGGTCGCGTCGAGGAGGAGACCAAGAGGCTCGCCACGATTCGAGAG GAACTAGAGGCATTGTCAGATCCAATGAGGAAGGAAGTTGCGCTTGTCCGAAAGAAGATCGATGCAGTAAATAAGGAATTAAAACCGCTGGGACACACCTGCCAGAAGAAG GAGAGAGAGTACAAGGAAGCCCTTGAGGCCTACAATGAAAAGAACAAGGAGAAAGTACTGCTCGTTAACAAGTTAATGGAG TTTGCTCAGCTGGTGGGTGAAAGTGAGAAGTCGAGGATGAAGAAGCTGGAGGAGCTGGCTAAGAGCATAGAAACCCTACAATGA
- the LOC104438347 gene encoding uncharacterized protein LOC104438347 isoform X2, with amino-acid sequence MSMEAPEQQPQPARQQLAQHLSGSLSFASNLSMSGEDEEMSRSALSTFRAKEEEIERKKLEVREKVMSHLGRVEEETKRLATIREELEALSDPMRKEVALVRKKIDAVNKELKPLGHTCQKKEREYKEALEAYNEKNKEKVLLVNKLMELVGESEKSRMKKLEELAKSIETLQ; translated from the exons ATGTCGATGGAGGCACCGGAGCAGCAGCCGCAGCCCGCCCGGCAGCAGCTGGCGCAGCATCTGTCGGGGAGCCTGAGCTTCGCCAGCAACCTGTCCATGTCCGGCGAGGACGAGGAGATGTCGAGATCGGCCCTGTCCACCTTCAGggccaaggaggaggagatcgagAGGAAGAAGCTGGAGGTCAGGGAGAAGGTCATGTCGCATCTGGGTCGCGTCGAGGAGGAGACCAAGAGGCTCGCCACGATTCGAGAG GAACTAGAGGCATTGTCAGATCCAATGAGGAAGGAAGTTGCGCTTGTCCGAAAGAAGATCGATGCAGTAAATAAGGAATTAAAACCGCTGGGACACACCTGCCAGAAGAAG GAGAGAGAGTACAAGGAAGCCCTTGAGGCCTACAATGAAAAGAACAAGGAGAAAGTACTGCTCGTTAACAAGTTAATGGAG CTGGTGGGTGAAAGTGAGAAGTCGAGGATGAAGAAGCTGGAGGAGCTGGCTAAGAGCATAGAAACCCTACAATGA